One segment of Syngnathus scovelli strain Florida chromosome 6, RoL_Ssco_1.2, whole genome shotgun sequence DNA contains the following:
- the zmp:0000001167 gene encoding protein phosphatase 1 regulatory subunit 12A isoform X2, with product MAATDQSRSEAAKQRRQDQLQRWLGSETDQTESEARDTASSSGTRRARVRFAQGAVFMAACSAGDREEVAALLRQGADINHANVDGLTALHQACIDENAEMVQFLVESGSNVNTGDNEGWTPLHAAASCGFIQIAKYLIEHGAHVGAVNSEGELPLDVASEDPMERLLKAEIKKQGIDVDQARKEEERIMLQDAKAMRDGGDTLTPHPNTKATALHVAAAKGYIQVLKVLLECGVDADCRDVDGWTPLHAAAHWGQEEVCTLLADHMCDMSAVNNVGQTSLDVADENLVDTLEELQKKQNALRSEKEKQTPVIETSLQISTVPVRTRRTSISRMSSKEKIGLHEREKHPPPALRSSPAEDEEEEGQTSRGQLQSQPKPSSSSSSEEESESESDAESEKAKKREIINNLNNKRNTGGLLPTSMPAGTAANQVKKEPGKPVATEAPGSWRTSLRKAGSSVTLGSAGLSDSIPDQNKPPESGLGMTRSASSPRLSSETDPKELRLARVPPIPTRRLFSIPDSSSDHSNSWLSRSSSYTRRLHSQSGNDLTSFNPCLSRSSSYGRRLDEASVNSGSTGTSTSGLGRLNSALAQRLPQEQTKKDLSTLDTSSNSQNTTGPESETKQRRKSYLTPVRDEEAEAQRKARSRHARQSRRSTQGVTLTDLQEAEKTMKTMKQDNKTREKEEDEKEKEKEAKSKKGEEGEVSWRSRIASLQKSDLLGLTQPAGTPRPQTTDGKTTEATAGESETERWAQERREKRQARARRKAQRSGELDDNDPSGEEEFSSSRLNLQSDQLLGSRSSAHCNEGGESKDFKKLFEEVTRENSQLQSQLQDTQRIVSQTRLDLEKATQRQERLTDCSALLDLERKVLVDLRADNQRLKDENGALIRVISKLSK from the exons ATGGCGGCCACTGACCAGTCCCGGTCCGAAGCTGCCAAACAGCGACGGCAAGATCAGCTGCAGCGATGGCTGGGCTCGGAGACGGACCAGACGGAGTCGGAAGCTCGGGATACCGCGAGCAGCTCGGGGACACGTCGGGCGCGGGTCCGCTTCGCCCAGGGAGCCGTGTTTATGGCCGCCTGCTCCGCCGGGGACCGGGAGGAGGTGGCGGCGCTCCTCCGCCAGGGCGCTGACATCAACCACGCCAACGTAGACGGGCTGACAGCACTCCACCAG GCCTGTATCGACGAGAACGCAGAGATGGTTCAGTTTCTGGTGGAGAGCGGAAGCAACGTCAACACGGGCGACAACGAGGGCTGGACCCCGCTGCACGCCGCGGCATCTTGTGGCTTCATCCAGATTGCCAA GTACTTGATAGAACACGGTGCCCACGTCGGAGCGGTGAACAGCGAAGGGGAACTTCCTCTCGATGTGGCCTCGGAGGATCCCAtggagagactgctgaaagcagAAATCAAAAAGCAAG GAATTGATGTGGACCAGGCCCGAAAAGAAGAAGAGCGTATCATGCTTCAGGATGCCAAGGCCATGCGAGACGGCGGCGACACTCTGACCCCTCACCCAAACACCAAGGCAACAGCTCTGCATGTTGCAGCGGCCAAAGGCTACATCCAAGTTTTAAA GGTGCTGTTAGAATGTGGGGTGGATGCGGACTGCCGGGATGTAGATGGCTGGACGCCGCTCCATGCAGCAGCTCACTGGGGTCAGGAGGAGGTGTGCACACTGCTTGCCGACCACATGTGCGACATGAGTGCCGTCAACAACGTG GGCCAAACATCTTTAGATGTTGCTGATGAGAACCTCGTGGACACACTGGAGGAGCTGCAGAAGAAACAGAATGCT CTACGCAGCGAGAAAGAAAAGCAGACTCCTGTCATCGAGACCAGCCTGCAAATCTCCACTGTACCCGTACGCACACGCAG GACTTCAATCTCGCGCATGAGCAGCAAGGAAAAAATCGGCCTCCATGAGCGCGAGAAGCACCCGCCGCCTGCCTTGCGGAGCAGCCCCGCCGAGGACGAGGAAGAAGAAGGCCAGACCTCACGCGGCCAGTTGCAAAGTCAACCCAAACCCTCCAGCAGCTCCAGCTCGGAGGAGGAGAGCGAATCGGAGAGCGACGCAGAGTCTG AGAAAGCAAAAAAACGAGAGATTATAAACAACTTGAACAACAAACGCAACACCGGCGGCCTCCTTCCTACCTCCATGCCTGCAGGCACCGCTGCAAACCAAGTCAAAAAG GAACCGGGCAAACCCGTAGCCACTGAGGCCCCAGGTTCGTGGAGAACATCACTGAGGAAGGCAGGCAGCTCGGTGACTCTGGGCTCAGCTGGATTGTCGGACTCCATCCCGGACCAAAACAAGCCTCCAGAGTCAGGCCTGGGGATGACCCGCTCGGCCTCCAGTCCTCGTCTGAGCTCCGAGACTGACCCCAAG GAACTAAGACTTGCCCGGGTTCCTCCTATTCCCACAAGGAGACTCTTTAGTATTCCAGATAGTAGTTCGGACCACTCCAACAG TTGGCTGAGTCGTAGCTCGTCCTACACCCGTCGCCTTCACAGCCAATCAGGGAATGATCTCACTAGCTTCAACCCCTGTTTGTCTCGCAG CTCTTCTTATGGAAGGAGACTTGATGAAGCCAGTGTGAACTCAGGTAGTACAGGAACAAGCACATCTGGACTCGGTCGCCTTAACAGTGCTTTGGCACAGAG acTTCCTCAAGAACAGACGAAGAAGGATCTGTCAACGTTGGACACCAGTTCCAACTCTCAGAACACAACCGGCCCTGAATCAGAGACCAAGCAGCGGCGCAA GTCCTACCTGACACCAGTTCGGGATGAAGAGGCAGAGGCACAGAGAAAAGCTCGCTCGCGGCACGCTCGCCAGTCTCGTCGCTCTACTCAA GGGGTGACGCTGACAGATCTGCAGGAAGCTGAGAAGACAATGAAGACCATGAAGCAAGACAACAAAACAAGAGAAAAGGAGGAGGATGAGaaggaaaaagagaaagaagcaaAGTCTAAGAAGGGAGAAGAAGGG GAAGTGAGCTGGAGGTCTCGAATAGCAAGCCTGCAGAAGTCCGACCTGCTGGGACTCACGCAGCCCGCCGGCACCCCGCGGCCTCAGACTACCGATGGGAAAA CGACTGAGGCCACCGCTGGGGAAAGCGAGACTGAGCGATGGGCCCAGGAGCGCAGGGAGAAGAGACAAGCCCGAGCCAGGAGGAAGGCCCAGAGGAGTGGAGAG CTTGATGACAATGATCCCAGCGGGGAGGAAGAATTCTCAAGCAGCCGGCTGAATCTGCAG TCAGACCAGCTCTTGGGTTCCAG GTCCAGTGCGCATTGCAATGAGGGCGGCGAGAGCAAGGATTTCAAAAAG CTTTTTGAGGAGGTGACCAGAGAAAACAGCCAGCTGCAGTCTCAGCTGCAGGACACACAGAGGATTGTTAGTCAGACCAGGCTGGATCTCGAAAAGGCCACGCAG AGACAAGAGCGCTTGACTGACTGTTCAGCCCTGCTGGACCTCGAGAGAAAG GTTCTAGTTGACCTAAGAGCAGACAACCAGCGACTTAAAGATGAGAACGGAGCCTTGATCCGTGTCATCAGCAAACTTTCCAAATAG
- the zmp:0000001167 gene encoding protein phosphatase 1 regulatory subunit 12A isoform X3: MAATDQSRSEAAKQRRQDQLQRWLGSETDQTESEARDTASSSGTRRARVRFAQGAVFMAACSAGDREEVAALLRQGADINHANVDGLTALHQACIDENAEMVQFLVESGSNVNTGDNEGWTPLHAAASCGFIQIAKYLIEHGAHVGAVNSEGELPLDVASEDPMERLLKAEIKKQGIDVDQARKEEERIMLQDAKAMRDGGDTLTPHPNTKATALHVAAAKGYIQVLKVLLECGVDADCRDVDGWTPLHAAAHWGQEEVCTLLADHMCDMSAVNNVGQTSLDVADENLVDTLEELQKKQNALRSEKEKQTPVIETSLQISTVPVRTRRTSISRMSSKEKIGLHEREKHPPPALRSSPAEDEEEEGQTSRGQLQSQPKPSSSSSSEEESESESDAESEKAKKREIINNLNNKRNTGGLLPTSMPAGTAANQVKKEPGKPVATEAPGSWRTSLRKAGSSVTLGSAGLSDSIPDQNKPPESGLGMTRSASSPRLSSETDPKELRLARVPPIPTRRLFSIPDSSSDHSNSSSYGRRLDEASVNSGSTGTSTSGLGRLNSALAQRLPQEQTKKDLSTLDTSSNSQNTTGPESETKQRRKSYLTPVRDEEAEAQRKARSRHARQSRRSTQGVTLTDLQEAEKTMKTMKQDNKTREKEEDEKEKEKEAKSKKGEEGEVSWRSRIASLQKSDLLGLTQPAGTPRPQTTDGKTTEATAGESETERWAQERREKRQARARRKAQRSGELDDNDPSGEEEFSSSRLNLQSDQLLGSRSSAHCNEGGESKDFKKLFEEVTRENSQLQSQLQDTQRIVSQTRLDLEKATQRQERLTDCSALLDLERKDRRMLERRMAELEEEHKVLVDLRADNQRLKDENGALIRVISKLSK, encoded by the exons ATGGCGGCCACTGACCAGTCCCGGTCCGAAGCTGCCAAACAGCGACGGCAAGATCAGCTGCAGCGATGGCTGGGCTCGGAGACGGACCAGACGGAGTCGGAAGCTCGGGATACCGCGAGCAGCTCGGGGACACGTCGGGCGCGGGTCCGCTTCGCCCAGGGAGCCGTGTTTATGGCCGCCTGCTCCGCCGGGGACCGGGAGGAGGTGGCGGCGCTCCTCCGCCAGGGCGCTGACATCAACCACGCCAACGTAGACGGGCTGACAGCACTCCACCAG GCCTGTATCGACGAGAACGCAGAGATGGTTCAGTTTCTGGTGGAGAGCGGAAGCAACGTCAACACGGGCGACAACGAGGGCTGGACCCCGCTGCACGCCGCGGCATCTTGTGGCTTCATCCAGATTGCCAA GTACTTGATAGAACACGGTGCCCACGTCGGAGCGGTGAACAGCGAAGGGGAACTTCCTCTCGATGTGGCCTCGGAGGATCCCAtggagagactgctgaaagcagAAATCAAAAAGCAAG GAATTGATGTGGACCAGGCCCGAAAAGAAGAAGAGCGTATCATGCTTCAGGATGCCAAGGCCATGCGAGACGGCGGCGACACTCTGACCCCTCACCCAAACACCAAGGCAACAGCTCTGCATGTTGCAGCGGCCAAAGGCTACATCCAAGTTTTAAA GGTGCTGTTAGAATGTGGGGTGGATGCGGACTGCCGGGATGTAGATGGCTGGACGCCGCTCCATGCAGCAGCTCACTGGGGTCAGGAGGAGGTGTGCACACTGCTTGCCGACCACATGTGCGACATGAGTGCCGTCAACAACGTG GGCCAAACATCTTTAGATGTTGCTGATGAGAACCTCGTGGACACACTGGAGGAGCTGCAGAAGAAACAGAATGCT CTACGCAGCGAGAAAGAAAAGCAGACTCCTGTCATCGAGACCAGCCTGCAAATCTCCACTGTACCCGTACGCACACGCAG GACTTCAATCTCGCGCATGAGCAGCAAGGAAAAAATCGGCCTCCATGAGCGCGAGAAGCACCCGCCGCCTGCCTTGCGGAGCAGCCCCGCCGAGGACGAGGAAGAAGAAGGCCAGACCTCACGCGGCCAGTTGCAAAGTCAACCCAAACCCTCCAGCAGCTCCAGCTCGGAGGAGGAGAGCGAATCGGAGAGCGACGCAGAGTCTG AGAAAGCAAAAAAACGAGAGATTATAAACAACTTGAACAACAAACGCAACACCGGCGGCCTCCTTCCTACCTCCATGCCTGCAGGCACCGCTGCAAACCAAGTCAAAAAG GAACCGGGCAAACCCGTAGCCACTGAGGCCCCAGGTTCGTGGAGAACATCACTGAGGAAGGCAGGCAGCTCGGTGACTCTGGGCTCAGCTGGATTGTCGGACTCCATCCCGGACCAAAACAAGCCTCCAGAGTCAGGCCTGGGGATGACCCGCTCGGCCTCCAGTCCTCGTCTGAGCTCCGAGACTGACCCCAAG GAACTAAGACTTGCCCGGGTTCCTCCTATTCCCACAAGGAGACTCTTTAGTATTCCAGATAGTAGTTCGGACCACTCCAACAG CTCTTCTTATGGAAGGAGACTTGATGAAGCCAGTGTGAACTCAGGTAGTACAGGAACAAGCACATCTGGACTCGGTCGCCTTAACAGTGCTTTGGCACAGAG acTTCCTCAAGAACAGACGAAGAAGGATCTGTCAACGTTGGACACCAGTTCCAACTCTCAGAACACAACCGGCCCTGAATCAGAGACCAAGCAGCGGCGCAA GTCCTACCTGACACCAGTTCGGGATGAAGAGGCAGAGGCACAGAGAAAAGCTCGCTCGCGGCACGCTCGCCAGTCTCGTCGCTCTACTCAA GGGGTGACGCTGACAGATCTGCAGGAAGCTGAGAAGACAATGAAGACCATGAAGCAAGACAACAAAACAAGAGAAAAGGAGGAGGATGAGaaggaaaaagagaaagaagcaaAGTCTAAGAAGGGAGAAGAAGGG GAAGTGAGCTGGAGGTCTCGAATAGCAAGCCTGCAGAAGTCCGACCTGCTGGGACTCACGCAGCCCGCCGGCACCCCGCGGCCTCAGACTACCGATGGGAAAA CGACTGAGGCCACCGCTGGGGAAAGCGAGACTGAGCGATGGGCCCAGGAGCGCAGGGAGAAGAGACAAGCCCGAGCCAGGAGGAAGGCCCAGAGGAGTGGAGAG CTTGATGACAATGATCCCAGCGGGGAGGAAGAATTCTCAAGCAGCCGGCTGAATCTGCAG TCAGACCAGCTCTTGGGTTCCAG GTCCAGTGCGCATTGCAATGAGGGCGGCGAGAGCAAGGATTTCAAAAAG CTTTTTGAGGAGGTGACCAGAGAAAACAGCCAGCTGCAGTCTCAGCTGCAGGACACACAGAGGATTGTTAGTCAGACCAGGCTGGATCTCGAAAAGGCCACGCAG AGACAAGAGCGCTTGACTGACTGTTCAGCCCTGCTGGACCTCGAGAGAAAG GACCGCAGGATGCTGGAGCGGCGAATGGcagagctggaggaggagcaTAAG GTTCTAGTTGACCTAAGAGCAGACAACCAGCGACTTAAAGATGAGAACGGAGCCTTGATCCGTGTCATCAGCAAACTTTCCAAATAG
- the pnpla2 gene encoding patatin-like phospholipase domain-containing protein 2, which produces MFPLDSSWNISFAGCGFLGIYHVGVASCLLEQAPFLVHNAKHIYGASAGALTATALVTGVCLGEAGASIIEVAKEARKRFLGPMHPSFNLVKIVRFMLQRTLPTDSHQLANGRLGISLTRVTDGENVLVSHFNNKEEIVQACVCSAYIPVYCGIIPPTLQGVRYVDGGISDNLPHYELKNTITVSPFSGESDICPRDTSTNIHELRFTNTSIQFTLTNLYRISRALFPPDPMVMKAMCKQGYNDALHFLKKNGLLNSGDPHIDRALLANREEHQEQVDYVHVDVNDVEEEEKINTVDGLLPVYPSIEEHIIVRLPPTLHKALIEACTERRSLVQSLGNLLPFRMASAMMLPYTLPLESALSLTLRLLEWLPDVQEDVGWIQEQLVKVLHHVLRQASKSITQHFSARFSCQLELHHYQSLPSHIRSTSLYATWVGSGTLSVQEIFTRLDQYKRQLLSGTFCVNMDLEGTFQTGPMSVDKSSASFLPVEGYPSHTGGGLSDTKDDMRHFDSDLPLLNPGPPQTNYYQLSG; this is translated from the exons ATGTTCCCCTTGGACTCGTCATGGAACATCTCTTTCGCAGGCTGCGGATTCCTGGGCATCTACCATGTTGGTGTCGCCAGCTGCCTGTTGGAGCAGGCTCCGTTCCTGGTGCACAACGCCAAGCACATTTATGGGGCTTCAGCCGGAGCGCTCACCGCCACCGCGCTGGTCACCGGCGTGTGCCTTG GAGAAGCTGGTGCCAGTATCATTGAGGTCGCCAAGGAAGCCAGAAAGCGCTTCCTCGGTCCCATGCATCCTTCCTTCAACCTGGTGAAGATCGTGCGCTTCATGTTGCAGCGCACTCTTCCCACTGACTCTCACCAGCTTGCCAACGGGAGGCTGGGAATCTCTCTGACCAGAGTAACAGATGGAGAAAATGTGCTTGTATCTCACTTCAACAACAAGGAGGAGATTGTGCAG GCATGTGTTTGCAGTGCCTACATCCCAGTGTATTGTGGCATTATTCCTCCCACACTGCAAGGAGTG CGATACGTCGACGGGGGAATCTCGGACAACTTGCCTCATTATGAGCTAAAAAACACAATCACCGTGTCGCCGTTCTCCGGCGAGAGCGATATCTGTCCGCGAGACACCTCCACCAACATACATGAGCTCCGCTTCACCAACACCAGCATTCAATTCACCCTCACCAACCTTTACAGAATTTCCCGGGCACTTTTCCCACCTGATCCGATG GTTATGAAAGCCATGTGTAAACAGGGTTATAATGACGCACTGCACTTCCTGAAGAAGAATG GATTGCTCAATTCCGGCGACCCTCACATAGACAGAGCCCTGCTGGCTAACAGAGAAGAGCATCAGGAGCAAGTTGACTACGTTCATGTTGATGTCAACGATGTTGAAGAGGAGGAAAAGATCAATACGGTCGATGGACTGTTGCCTGTTTATCCCTCAATAGAGGAGCACATCATTGTACGCCTTCCGCCAACTCTCCACAAAG CCCTAATTGAAGCCTGCACAGAGAGAAGGAGCCTAGTGCAGTCGCTTGGCAACCTGCTTCCTTTCAGGATGGCATCTGCCATGATGCTGCCCTACACTCTCCCGCTTGAGTCCGCTTTGTCTTTGACTCTCAG ACTTTTAGAGTGGTTGCCAGATGTGCAGGAGGATGTCGGATGGATTCAAGAGCAACTGGTGAAAGTCCTCCATCATGTTTTGCGCCAGGCCTCCAAAAGCATTACTCAGCATTTTTCCGCCCG atTCTCCTGTCAGCTGGAGCTGCACCATTACCAGTCGCTCCCATCGCATATCCGCTCCACCAGCCTGTACGCCACCTGGGTAGGTAGCGGCACTCTTTCAGTCCAGGAGATCTTTACACGTCTCGACCAATACAAGAGACAGCTGCTGTCCGGAACGTTTTGCGTCAACATGGATCTGGAAGGAACCTTCCAAACGGGGCCAATGTCGGTGGACAAAAGCTCTGCTTCTTTCCTCCCCGTGGAAGGCTACCCATCACACACGGGTGGTGGTCTTAGCGACACCAAAGATGACATGCGGCACTTTGATTCAGATCTGCCACTTTTAAATCCTGGTCCACCTCAAACAAATTACTACCAGTTGTCCGGTTGA
- the zmp:0000001167 gene encoding protein phosphatase 1 regulatory subunit 12A isoform X1: MAATDQSRSEAAKQRRQDQLQRWLGSETDQTESEARDTASSSGTRRARVRFAQGAVFMAACSAGDREEVAALLRQGADINHANVDGLTALHQACIDENAEMVQFLVESGSNVNTGDNEGWTPLHAAASCGFIQIAKYLIEHGAHVGAVNSEGELPLDVASEDPMERLLKAEIKKQGIDVDQARKEEERIMLQDAKAMRDGGDTLTPHPNTKATALHVAAAKGYIQVLKVLLECGVDADCRDVDGWTPLHAAAHWGQEEVCTLLADHMCDMSAVNNVGQTSLDVADENLVDTLEELQKKQNALRSEKEKQTPVIETSLQISTVPVRTRRTSISRMSSKEKIGLHEREKHPPPALRSSPAEDEEEEGQTSRGQLQSQPKPSSSSSSEEESESESDAESEKAKKREIINNLNNKRNTGGLLPTSMPAGTAANQVKKEPGKPVATEAPGSWRTSLRKAGSSVTLGSAGLSDSIPDQNKPPESGLGMTRSASSPRLSSETDPKELRLARVPPIPTRRLFSIPDSSSDHSNSWLSRSSSYTRRLHSQSGNDLTSFNPCLSRSSSYGRRLDEASVNSGSTGTSTSGLGRLNSALAQRLPQEQTKKDLSTLDTSSNSQNTTGPESETKQRRKSYLTPVRDEEAEAQRKARSRHARQSRRSTQGVTLTDLQEAEKTMKTMKQDNKTREKEEDEKEKEKEAKSKKGEEGEVSWRSRIASLQKSDLLGLTQPAGTPRPQTTDGKTTEATAGESETERWAQERREKRQARARRKAQRSGELDDNDPSGEEEFSSSRLNLQSDQLLGSRSSAHCNEGGESKDFKKLFEEVTRENSQLQSQLQDTQRIVSQTRLDLEKATQRQERLTDCSALLDLERKDRRMLERRMAELEEEHKVLVDLRADNQRLKDENGALIRVISKLSK; this comes from the exons ATGGCGGCCACTGACCAGTCCCGGTCCGAAGCTGCCAAACAGCGACGGCAAGATCAGCTGCAGCGATGGCTGGGCTCGGAGACGGACCAGACGGAGTCGGAAGCTCGGGATACCGCGAGCAGCTCGGGGACACGTCGGGCGCGGGTCCGCTTCGCCCAGGGAGCCGTGTTTATGGCCGCCTGCTCCGCCGGGGACCGGGAGGAGGTGGCGGCGCTCCTCCGCCAGGGCGCTGACATCAACCACGCCAACGTAGACGGGCTGACAGCACTCCACCAG GCCTGTATCGACGAGAACGCAGAGATGGTTCAGTTTCTGGTGGAGAGCGGAAGCAACGTCAACACGGGCGACAACGAGGGCTGGACCCCGCTGCACGCCGCGGCATCTTGTGGCTTCATCCAGATTGCCAA GTACTTGATAGAACACGGTGCCCACGTCGGAGCGGTGAACAGCGAAGGGGAACTTCCTCTCGATGTGGCCTCGGAGGATCCCAtggagagactgctgaaagcagAAATCAAAAAGCAAG GAATTGATGTGGACCAGGCCCGAAAAGAAGAAGAGCGTATCATGCTTCAGGATGCCAAGGCCATGCGAGACGGCGGCGACACTCTGACCCCTCACCCAAACACCAAGGCAACAGCTCTGCATGTTGCAGCGGCCAAAGGCTACATCCAAGTTTTAAA GGTGCTGTTAGAATGTGGGGTGGATGCGGACTGCCGGGATGTAGATGGCTGGACGCCGCTCCATGCAGCAGCTCACTGGGGTCAGGAGGAGGTGTGCACACTGCTTGCCGACCACATGTGCGACATGAGTGCCGTCAACAACGTG GGCCAAACATCTTTAGATGTTGCTGATGAGAACCTCGTGGACACACTGGAGGAGCTGCAGAAGAAACAGAATGCT CTACGCAGCGAGAAAGAAAAGCAGACTCCTGTCATCGAGACCAGCCTGCAAATCTCCACTGTACCCGTACGCACACGCAG GACTTCAATCTCGCGCATGAGCAGCAAGGAAAAAATCGGCCTCCATGAGCGCGAGAAGCACCCGCCGCCTGCCTTGCGGAGCAGCCCCGCCGAGGACGAGGAAGAAGAAGGCCAGACCTCACGCGGCCAGTTGCAAAGTCAACCCAAACCCTCCAGCAGCTCCAGCTCGGAGGAGGAGAGCGAATCGGAGAGCGACGCAGAGTCTG AGAAAGCAAAAAAACGAGAGATTATAAACAACTTGAACAACAAACGCAACACCGGCGGCCTCCTTCCTACCTCCATGCCTGCAGGCACCGCTGCAAACCAAGTCAAAAAG GAACCGGGCAAACCCGTAGCCACTGAGGCCCCAGGTTCGTGGAGAACATCACTGAGGAAGGCAGGCAGCTCGGTGACTCTGGGCTCAGCTGGATTGTCGGACTCCATCCCGGACCAAAACAAGCCTCCAGAGTCAGGCCTGGGGATGACCCGCTCGGCCTCCAGTCCTCGTCTGAGCTCCGAGACTGACCCCAAG GAACTAAGACTTGCCCGGGTTCCTCCTATTCCCACAAGGAGACTCTTTAGTATTCCAGATAGTAGTTCGGACCACTCCAACAG TTGGCTGAGTCGTAGCTCGTCCTACACCCGTCGCCTTCACAGCCAATCAGGGAATGATCTCACTAGCTTCAACCCCTGTTTGTCTCGCAG CTCTTCTTATGGAAGGAGACTTGATGAAGCCAGTGTGAACTCAGGTAGTACAGGAACAAGCACATCTGGACTCGGTCGCCTTAACAGTGCTTTGGCACAGAG acTTCCTCAAGAACAGACGAAGAAGGATCTGTCAACGTTGGACACCAGTTCCAACTCTCAGAACACAACCGGCCCTGAATCAGAGACCAAGCAGCGGCGCAA GTCCTACCTGACACCAGTTCGGGATGAAGAGGCAGAGGCACAGAGAAAAGCTCGCTCGCGGCACGCTCGCCAGTCTCGTCGCTCTACTCAA GGGGTGACGCTGACAGATCTGCAGGAAGCTGAGAAGACAATGAAGACCATGAAGCAAGACAACAAAACAAGAGAAAAGGAGGAGGATGAGaaggaaaaagagaaagaagcaaAGTCTAAGAAGGGAGAAGAAGGG GAAGTGAGCTGGAGGTCTCGAATAGCAAGCCTGCAGAAGTCCGACCTGCTGGGACTCACGCAGCCCGCCGGCACCCCGCGGCCTCAGACTACCGATGGGAAAA CGACTGAGGCCACCGCTGGGGAAAGCGAGACTGAGCGATGGGCCCAGGAGCGCAGGGAGAAGAGACAAGCCCGAGCCAGGAGGAAGGCCCAGAGGAGTGGAGAG CTTGATGACAATGATCCCAGCGGGGAGGAAGAATTCTCAAGCAGCCGGCTGAATCTGCAG TCAGACCAGCTCTTGGGTTCCAG GTCCAGTGCGCATTGCAATGAGGGCGGCGAGAGCAAGGATTTCAAAAAG CTTTTTGAGGAGGTGACCAGAGAAAACAGCCAGCTGCAGTCTCAGCTGCAGGACACACAGAGGATTGTTAGTCAGACCAGGCTGGATCTCGAAAAGGCCACGCAG AGACAAGAGCGCTTGACTGACTGTTCAGCCCTGCTGGACCTCGAGAGAAAG GACCGCAGGATGCTGGAGCGGCGAATGGcagagctggaggaggagcaTAAG GTTCTAGTTGACCTAAGAGCAGACAACCAGCGACTTAAAGATGAGAACGGAGCCTTGATCCGTGTCATCAGCAAACTTTCCAAATAG